The Pochonia chlamydosporia 170 chromosome 1, whole genome shotgun sequence genome window below encodes:
- a CDS encoding telomerase reverse transcriptase (similar to Neosartorya fischeri NRRL 181 XP_001261379.1), whose amino-acid sequence MAVGRKRKRHEHEHEHEQDASNLDVLDPVGAHGLVRRDLLQHAYTTVLTLREYALLKLPSGSRLRRKKINNLGKGNSVTELETTISKFLDSTLICGSDPILQSNHATYEQWLSFSQKGDESHVTISGGISDSENTQSELVDFAIWSLFNREKKPGAWPKHLLCDGFRKKAREGDPNGTSIPDVYSLYPNHHAAALKQEPWPHVLALLGRSGQKIMIDLLVERSIFVTVEAGIGNYYQISGVPLSDIDLGGNSSNSSVPRKLSDISLVRSRIFYAKPALTARGRVQSGFKHIHVLNRCPGSKDDGTEERTRIRDANTMKVAMYIFPRQFGLHNVFTSHVNLSETAQRFQDYTLREDEIKSFVADGKNCSKDGTPKLPKRLRGAAWSLVQRLQVLHGQCSYGELLRHYCPLKIDNRRPQTASHSVGGRSLTRNSERMQATGQTSTEVASNTNNTPGKTRYPQPRRDVLQCNSLVDLATSTSQVSALCQAVLSNLVPNEFWGKGETMCHNKAIVLRKVDHFIKLRRFEAMTLHEICQGMKIADIPWLQLPGSSAPKASQTDRNKQNEIFHELLYYIFDSLLIPFIRANFYVTESNSHRYQIFYFRHEIWRRIAEPALSLLKVDMFQELKLTEANGILDGRRLGFSQIRLLPKGSKLRPIMNLRRRQVSRTSAKALKPSINSVLGPIHTALKFEKITNPQKLGSTLFSVSDMYARLKKFKTSLPSKPHRFYFAKLDVQSAFDTIPQDAIVQLMKSVPTQPQYTITKHAEVQPGERAMLAPEKTATKPIRRWHASALAQAGQPFTERLHNGLATKRKHTVFVDGVAQRNHDVNSLLCLLNDHIERNLVKIGKKYYRQKRGIPQGSVLSSFLCNYFYADLESNHLDFLRTPDCLLMRLIDDFLLITLDKSKAVRFVETMHRGLPEYGVQVSPPKTLVNFDMRIDGQPVGKTTQPSFPYCGTRINDQTLDITKDGETNLPTSHSLTVEYGRSAGQNFQRKILNAFKIQSHLMFFDTLHNAPRTVLDSLRSAFVETARKMWAYIRCLPKTQRPCTGLITRTIAKVADVAFSILSSKSRRLRYPEYSCCIRKGQVNCAAYGAFWEVLGTKQANYGPVIVWLEKQDKRLSAMQ is encoded by the exons ATGGCTGTTGGCCGCAAACGGAAGCgccatgaacatgaacatgaacatgaacaagACGCGTCAAACTTGGATGTGCTGGATCCTGTTGGAGCTCATGGATTAGTCAGGAGAGACCTCCTGCAACACGCATACACCACTGTCTTGACATTACGAGAATATGctttgctcaagctgccGAGTGGTTCTAGATTGCGTCGAAAGAAGATCAATAATCTTGGCAAAGGAAACTCCGTCACCGAGTTGGAAACAACCATTTCCAAGTTTCTCGACTCAACACTAATTTGTGGCTCTGATCCCATATTGCAGAGCAACCATGCCACATACGAACAGTGGCTGTCTTTCTCGCAAAAGGGAGATGAGTCTCATGTGACCATTTCGGGAGGAATATCGGACTCAGAGAACACGCAATCAGAG CTAGTAGACTTTGCTATATGGTCATTGTTCAACAGAGAAAAAAAGCCAGGTGCATGGCCAAAGCATCTCCTGTGTGACGGATTTCGCAAAAAAGCTAGAGAAGGAGATCCCAATGGTACCTCTATTCCAGATGTGTACAGCCTGTACCCGAACCATCATGCTGCAGCTTTGAAACAGGAGCCATGGCCACACGTCCTAGCTTTACTGGGTCGCTCGGGGCAAAAGATCATGATCGATTTGCTTGTCGAGCGCTCTATTTTTGTCACAGTCGAGGCAGGTATTGGGAACTACTACCAAATAAGTG GCGTTCCTCTATCAGACATTGATTTGGGTGGCAACTCGAGTAATTCCAGCGTACCTCGCAAATTGTCGGATATTTCTCTAGTGAGAAGTCGCATCTTCTATGCCAAGCCAGCTCTCACAGCGCGCGGCAGGGTGCAGTCCGGCTTCAAACATATCC ATGTCTTGAATCGATGTCCTGGCAGTAAAGATGACGGGACGGAAGAACGCACTCGGATAAGAGATGCAAACACCATGAAGGTCGCCATGTACATATTTCCAAGACAGTTTGGGCTACACAACGTCTTCACATCCCATGTGAATCTTTCAGAAACAGCGCAAAGGTTTCAGGATTACACATTGCGGGAAGACGAGATCAAATCCTTTGTTGCAGATGGCAAAAATTGCTCAAAGGATGGGACACCAAAGCTACCGAAACGTCTTCGGGGAGCAGCTTGGAGCCTCGTTCAGCGACTCCAAGTTCTCCATGGGCAGTGCTCATACGGCGAGCTGCTTAGGCATTACTGTCCTTTGAAAATTGACAATAGACGGCCACAGACAGCGTCTCATTCCGTGGGTGGTCGATCCCTGACGCGCAACTCGGAGAGGATGCAGGCGACTGGACAGACGTCAACCGAGGTcgcctccaacaccaacaacacgCCGGGCAAAACAAGGTATCCTCAACCACGTCGGGATGTCTTGCAATGCAATTCACTGGTTGATCTGGCGACTTCAACCTCCCAAGTATCGGCCCTCTGTCAAGCAGTCTTGTCCAACCTCGTGCCCAATGAATTCTGGGGCAAAGGTGAGACCATGTGCCACAACAAGGCGATAGTTCTCCGCAAGGTCGACCACTTCATTAAACTTCGGCGATTCGAGGCCATGACGTTGCACGAAATATGCCAAGGGATGAAG ATTGCGGATATTCCATGGCTCCAGCTGCCTGGTTCGTCGGCCCCAAAGGCCAGCCAAACTGATAGAAACAAACAGAATGAAATATTTCACGAACTCTTGTATTATATATTCGATTCTTTACTGATACCCTTTATTCGCGCAAACTTTTATGTAACAGAGTCCAACTCGCACCGATATCAGATATTTTACTTCCGCCACGAGATATGGCGACGCATAGCAGAGCCGGCGTTGTCACTTTTAAAGGTAGATATGTTTCAGGAGCTGAAACTCACTGAAGCCAACGGTATCTTGGATGGTAGGCGTCTGGGGTTTAGTCAAATACGATTACTTCCCAAGGGAAGCAAATTACGACCGATTATGAATCTGCGCAGAAGACAGGTTAGCAGAACGAGTGCCAAAGCGCTGAAGCCAAGCATCAACTCCGTCCTCGGACCAATTCACACGGCACTCAAGTTTGAGAAG ATCACAAATCCGCAAAAGCTAGGCTCAACGCTTTTCTCCGTAAGCGACATGTACGCCCGACTCAAAAAGTTCAAAACCTCTCTCCCCAGTAAACCACACCGATTCTACTTTGCCAAACTGGACGTCCAGTCCGCATTCGACACCATTCCCCAAGACGCCATTGTGCAACTCATGAAATCCGTCCCAACCCAACCACAatacaccatcaccaaacatgCAGAAGTACAACCCGGGGAGCGAGCCATGCTGGCTCCAGAAAAGACTGCTACAAAGCCTATTAGACGATGGCATGCATCGGCCCTTGCCCAAGCCGGACAACCCTTCACAGAACGCCTGCATAACGGTCTAGCCACCAAAAGGAAGCATACAGTGTTTGTCGACGGCGTTGCTCAGCGGAACCATGATGTGAATtccctcctctgcctcctcaaTGACCACATTGAAAGAAACCTGGTCAAAATCGGCAAGAAATATTATCGGCAGAAGCGTGGCATACCACAGGGTTCAGTGCTGTCCTCGTTCCTATGTAATTACTTTTACGCGGACCTTGAAAGCAACCATCTGGACTTTTTGCGCACTCCAGACTGTCTTCTCATGAGACTCATCGACGACTTTCTCCTCATCACGCTGGATAAGAGCAAGGCAGTACGTTTCGTTGAGACAATGCACCGGGGCCTCCCTGAATATGGCGTGCAAGTCAGCCCGCCAAAGACGCTGGTCAATTTCGACATGCGGATCGACGGCCAACCAGTTGGTAAAACCACACAACCCTCATTTCCATACTGCGGGACGCGCATCAACGACCAGACGCTGGATATCACCAAGGATGGAGAGACTAACCTCC CTACATCTCATTCCCTAACAGTAGAGTACGGCCGCTCTGCTGGACAGAATTTCCAAAGGAAAATCCTTA ACGCCTTCAAGATTCAATCCCACCTCATGTTCTTTGACACCTTGCACAATGCCCCACGGACGGTGCTGGACTCTCTGCGCAGCGCGTTCGTCGAGACCGCGCGCAAAATGTGGGCGTATATACGGTGTTTGCCAAAGACGCAGCGCCCCTGCACGGGTCTAATTACAC GGACTATTGCCAAAGTTGCAGACGTTGCGTTTTCGATTCTGTCCAGCAAGTCGAGGAGGTTGCGCTACCCAGAGTATTCGTGCTGTATTCGAAAGGGACAAGTGAATTG TGCTGCGTATGGGGCTTTTTGGGAGGTCCTTGGTACGAAACAGGCTAATTATGGACCTGTTATTGTGTGGTTGGAGAAACAGGATAAGAGGCTATCTGCTATGCAGTGA
- a CDS encoding Rho guanyl nucleotide exchange factor (similar to Cordyceps militaris CM01 XP_006671132.1), with protein sequence MDPAPDAGQLRDDAVDAFDAFDASRPTALGHQNLEHNLDFINHHDHHDYHDHHGHHRRQSHSHTISISIQSQPESLPYTDSDLGHNFDDGISYDDGLAVGSAQANIPDSYSTIHYHDPSISSRSNHHAPPPQIDPDDFYKNYRRLDASTGPDILPMATTSFPRPSLRSNGDGTTPKHPAVSVARSLPRANLRSVSSPLDTRTSTTRTSPGNMPAGKPSVKDLKKRFDQNATMAAPTIPPTISRAALVSKPVRPRNDELEHGNPHAATNPGTRQSQGSGVVGSSSIPLRHSKFIADDHASTSPQSFASRIGKPRSHGEGEVTSPPQIHHQLPGAAPAGGQSQGLLFGEVLPDQVDPSSVGFGIDVVRPRRTSESSIQNPPTHHRTFSGPSAAGGATSPTSWYRDPSSQIDEAPDASASRHRPRPHSRARSDDGSSSPSSRATRNARTKPSTQSSKLPVSVRKFNNTSNSTSPSSTRSSSPSTLKRYQANGRPASRTSPVATRAKTPTQTRKPPPQGLVTPSSSNTRLQAFIAAPAPKLSPTLRSSRPRQPVSLATTTSSRMKESDKAKLARPGESSSRRRKISVGPIDFEQRREHIRLAYTKSIRASEALEARHQAEAAKRRRELEATADIQQTIDATSPDVTKSEDPVDKAPVAALDTSEPPQDSNLAVTDSLESAESAKPLATPPLTISTKTQTVAPSLDSPTLGLPGSFPDQTPPMIRDGPPLSAISATSDTTEFDVEPQTNPPVAANPALDVPITVVKPPSPQRKPDPPRPRTEYQYPFEDETGSPVNVSPQKDRTEVPTHDFHHSPAVPGSFVNDEPESTGLGIGSFQSQVTSTTLVLPSQPLVTSGSDDTQTVPFPRLEADYDSDCQTDSERLQRQSNQVQIHREDDAVTDTCTEETDDRERPDMQPGSVHDDPMRSYRTSTCASSEADTYDDRRYSSYEQQQHLDTPASNNYLMPNSRYHDDRFSRQSAWTDFSVDSTDHSDPNRSPAVPSSRESPAFGHVTIFSSKTESSSIDARHNSQLGIRDSQDSRRSSAQYSSHHLPEIDTGDGFSVPYLPHQPSDHVSYVPSPIHEPPPIPTSLPGSDLNSRTSSAFYDQAQYESTLLNSDRGSDEYMSHAGTTRSVDSTSLATTDQYASTQTPADSDTKSLAQDGEELSDKERHRLGQRRNVIKELVDTEAVFVRDMNIVEEIYKGTAEACPKLDSKTVKLIFRNSDEIIAFHTSFLAELKDAVADVYVPKGPRTMPRDDSSLSAPSFTASGEPNDAKDRSTSLGPVFKSNIEQMKLAHEGFLRASDQAAKRLIQIQQDPTVQVWLNECNEVAKDLTAAWDLDSLLIKPMQRITKYPNLIITLLQHTPQDHPDRESLLEAKDILETAIIEINKTKKNFELVGQIVGRKRKESDVKAGFARAFGKRVDKLQASNNRPAEDAEYAKLNEKFGDDYLRLQVVLRDVEFYTRQVSAYVHEFLQYMSSIELVMRLQPGNYPELESKWVQFNISVRDLEKVALEDHLTQVRKRVIEPFEHVIKAYGNPSLAMKKRQKRRVDYERFEQLRRSGKSPDPKLKELVEQYEALNDTLKKELPQLSALTEKVGNICLGNFVNIQANWYAIWKEKMKTVLPDYDDMPDLHEVVSTFQQDFPYAHDQMAQIGILNPATWGRTSLSTSVSVDDTSLRTRGRPSDVESRSRGQSINGDGAPTLPTPDFGGRRSGSFTMSPSHSTPGFANGNVPSPHQYYYRDYYAGIHHMASPKSPDAASSSRSGAGAGAGAGMVSTRPSTGRSYESGVPRQSLDSAAMQQNRDSTATFNSSTMPQETQREPQRFSNIFHSALPMSDGPDECSSSQRASRASSRERSQTSDGYNVLWLAASLFEFNISTTKHEAGYPYLTYQAGEIFDVIAEKGELWLAKNQDDPTDQVGWIWSKHFAKLADS encoded by the exons atggacCCGGCCCCGGATGCTGGCCAGCTTCGAGACGATGCTGTCGATGCTTTCGATGCTTTCGATGCTTCCCGCCCTACCGCCTTGGGCCACCAGAATCTCGAGCACAATCTTGACTTCATCAATCACCACGATCACCACGACTATCACGaccaccacggccaccacAGACGCCAGAGCCACTCCCACACgatttccatttccattCAATCCCAACCAGAGTCTCTCCCCTACACCGACTCTGACTTAGGACACAATTTCGACGACGGCATCTCGTACGACGACGGCCTCGCTGTCGGCTCAGCCCAGGCGAACATCCCTGATTCATACTCTACAATTCACTATCACGACCCTTCCATCTCGAGCAGGAGCAATCATCATGCCCCTCCGCCTCAAATAGATCCCGACGACTTTTACAAAAACTATCGTCGCCTTGACGCCAGCACTGGTCCCGATATTCTACCTATGGCAACGACCTCGTTTCCTCGCCCTTCGCTACGATCCAACGGTGATGGCACAACTCCCAAGCACCCCGCTGTTTCTGTTGCCCGCAGCCTACCAAGGGCAAACCTTCGTTCCGTCTCGAGCCCTTTAGACACTAGAACATCTACAACTAGAACTTCTCCTGGAAATATGCCAGCTGGCAAGCCGAGTGTGAAGGATTTGAAGAAGCGATTTGATCAAAATGCCACCATGGCCGCTCCTACCATCCCGCCGACTATTTCGCGAGCAGCTCTTGTTTCAAAACCTGTTCGACCTAGGAACGACGAATTGGAGCACGGCAACCCCCATGCCGCCACTAATCCAGGGACGCGACAGTCGCAGGGCagtggtgttgttggatcATCGTCGATACCACTACGGCATTCTAAGTTTATAGCCGACGATCATGCTTCCACCAGCCCGCAATCATTTGCCAGCCGTATTGGCAAGCCGCGAAGCCATGGGGAAGGGGAGGTGACGTCGCCGCCGCAAATTCACCACCAGTTGCCTGGTGCTGCTCCTGCCGGCGGTCAGTCCCAGGGCCTCTTGTTTGGCGAGGTTCTCCCTGACCAAGTTGACCCTTCCTCTGTGGGTTTTGGCATTGATGTGGTTCGCCCGCGAAGGACCTCCGAGTCCAGCATCCAGAACCCTCCCACACATCATCGTACCTTCTCTGGGCCGAGTGCAGCAGGTGGTGCAACCTCACCAACCTCTTGGTACCGCGACCCTTCTTCACAGATTGACGAAGCCCCCGATGCATCTGCATCTCGCCATCGACCTCGGCCACACTCTCGCGCTCGCAGTGACGACGGTTCCTCGTCACCTTCATCGCGAGCCACCCGAAATGCAAGAACTAAACCTTCCACACAGTCGTCCAAATTACCCGTCTCCGTCCGCAAGTTCAATAACACGAGCAACTCCACGAGTCCGTCCTCTACTCGCTCAAGTTCGCCGTCCACACTGAAGAGGTATCAAGCAAACGGCAGGCCAGCTAGCAGAACAAGTCCTGTTGCTACCCGTGCCAAGACACCAACGCAAACTCGCAAGCCTCCCCCTCAAGGACTCGTCACACCAAGTAGCAGTAATACAAGATTACAAGCATTCATTGCCGCTCCAGCACCAAAACTGTCGCCGACTTTGCGCAGCTCTCGGCCACGACAACCTGTCTCTTTAGCTACCACAACCAGCTCCAGGATGAAAGAAAGCGATAAAGCAAAGCTGGCTAGGCCGGGGGAATCATCATCAAGGCGACGAAAAATCTCAGTTGGCCCCATCGACTTTGAACAGAGGAGAGAACATATAAGGCTCGCTTATACAAAGTCGATTCGGGCGAGCGAAGCTTTGGAAGCTCGGCACCAGGCTGAGGCTGCAAAGCGACGGCGTGAACTAGAAGCTACCGCGGACATCCAGCAAACGATAGACGCTACGTCTCCCGACGTGACCAAGTCGGAGGATCCTGTTGACAAGGCGCCCGTTGCAGCTTTGGACACCTCGGAACCTCCTCAAGATAGCAATTTGGCCGTCACAGATTCACTCGAGTCTGCAGAATCTGCAAAGCCTCTGGCAACACCTCCGCTGACAATTTCGACCAAAACACAGACAGTTGCACCTTCGCTAGATTCACCCACACTAGGACTGCCTGGAAGTTTTCCCGatcaaacaccaccaatgATTAGGGATGGACCACCACTCTCAGCTATATCGGCTACTTCAGACACTACCGAGTTCGATGTCGAACCGCAAACAAATCCACCCGTAGCAGCAAATCCAGCCTTAGATGTCCCAATCACTGTGGTCAAGCCACCAAGCCCGCAGAGGAAGCCAGACCCACCTCGTCCACGCACTGAATACCAGTATCCATTCGAGGATGAAACTGGCTCTCCAGTAAATGTGTCACCCCAAAAGGACCGTACAGAGGTACCTACACACGATTTCCACCACAGCCCAGCAGTTCCCGGCTCGTTTGTCAATGATGAACCGGAATCAACCGGCCTCGGCATCGGCTCGTTTCAGTCACAGGTTACTTCAACTACTCTAGTGCTTCCGTCACAACCTCTGGTGACCTCGGGATCTGATGACACTCAGACAGTACCATTTCCAAGGCTAGAGGCAGACTATGACTCTGATTGCCAGACCGATTCAGAACGCCTCCAACGACAGAGTAACCAGGTTCAAATCCATCGGGAGGATGATGCGGTCACGGATACCTGTACTGAGGAGACGGACGACCGTGaacgaccagacatgcaACCCGGGAGTGTTCATGACGACCCCATGCGCTCATATAGGACGTCGACTTGTGCGTCATCAGAAGCTGACACCTATGATGACAGGCGCTATTCGAGCTatgagcagcagcaacacttGGACACACCAGCCTCTAACAACTACCTTATGCCAAACTCCAGATACCATGATGATAGGTTCAGCAGGCAGTCAGCGTGGACGGATTTTTCCGTAGACAGCACCGATCACTCAGATCCAAATAGGTCCCCTGCAGTACCGAGCAGTCGTGAATCACCAGCTTTTGGTCATGTAACAATCTTCAGCTCCAAGACTGAGTCGTCCTCTATTGATGCACGTCACAATAGTCAATTAGGGATTCGCGATTCACAGGATTCAAGGAGGTCCTCAGCACAGTACAGCTCTCACCACCTACCAGAGATCGACACTGGAGACGGCTTCTCGGTGCCTTACTTGCCTCACCAACCAAGCGACCACGTCTCTTATGTTCCATCGCCGATACATGAGCCGCCTCCAATTCCGACCTCGTTGCCAGGCTCAGACCTCAACTCCCGAACGTCCAGCGCTTTTTACGACCAGGCCCAATACGAGAGCACGCTGCTTAATTCCGATCGTGGGAGTGATGAGTACATGTCGCATGCAGGGACAACTCGGTCTGTAGACTCGACATCACTGGCGACTACAGATCAGTATGCGAGCACACAGACTCCAGCCGACAGTGATACCAAGTCACTTGCACAGGACGGCGAGGAGCTTAGTGACAAGGAACGGCATCGACTTGGCCAAAGAAGGAACGTAATCAAGGAGCTTGTGGATACCGAGGCCGTCTTTGTACGGGACATGAATATTGTGGAAGAAATCTACAAGGGCACTGCGGAGGCCTGCCCCAAGCTTGACAGTAAAACGGTTAAGCTCATCTTCCGAAACAGCGATGAGATTATTGCGTTTCATACCTCATTCCTCGCAGAGCTCAAGGACGCGGTCGCAGACGTGTATGTACCCAAAGGTCCGAGGACGATGCCACGAGATGACTCTAGCCTATCAGCACCAAGCTTCACAGCATCCGGGGAGCCCAATGATGCCAAGGACCGCTCAACGTCTCTTGGTCCAGTGTTCAAGAGCAACATAGAGCAGATGAAGTTGGCACATGAAGGGTTTCTTCGTGCGAGTGATCAAGCAGCCAAGAGGCTCATTCAAATACAGCAAGACCCCACGGTCCAGGTGTGGCTGAATGAGTGCAATGAAGTAGCCAAAGACTTGACGGCGGCCTGGGACTTGGATTCGCTTTTGATCAAGCCCATGCAGAGGATCACGAAGTATCCCAACCTCATCATTACGCTTCTCCAGCATACACCTCAAGACCATCCCGATCGCGAGTCGTTATTGGAAGCCAAGGACATTTTGGAAACCGCAATCATTGAAATCAACAAAACGAAGAAGAATTTTGAACTCGTCGGACAGATTgtgggaagaaaaagaaaagaatcTGATGTCAAGGCCGGTTTCGCTCGAGCGTTTGGCAAGCGGGTTGACAAGCTGCAGGCATCCAACAACCGTCCTGCCGAAGACGCAGAGTATGCTAAACTGAACGAAAAATTTGGCGATGACTATCTTCGGCTCCAGGTCGTCCTTCGAGACGTCGAGTTTTACACACGGCAGGTGTCTGCCTATGTCCATGAGTTTCTTCAGTATATGTCTTCGATTGAGTTGGTCATGCGGCTTCAGCCTGGCAACTATCCCGAACTCGAAAGCAAATGGGTTCAATTCAACATATCCGTCCGAGACCTGGAAAAGGTCGCCCTGGAAGACCATTTGACACAAGTCCGCAAGCGCGTGATTGAACCTTTTGAGCATGTTATCAAGGCATATGGCAATCCTTCATTAGCCATGAAGAAACGGCAGAAGCGCAGAGTCGATTATGAACGATTTGAACAGTTGAGGCGAAGCGGGAAAAGCCCTGATCCGAAGCTAAAGGAACTTGTCGAACAGTACGAAGCCCTGAATGATACTCTGAAGAAGGAGCTTCCCCAGTTGTCAGCTCTGACAGAAAAGGTCGGCAACATTTGTCTGGGGAATTTCGTCAACATCCAAGCAAATTGGTATGCAATCTGGAAAGAAAAGATGAAAACTGTCTTGCCCGACTATGATGACATGCCCGACCTCCATGAAGTGGTGTCCACTTTCCAGCAAGACTTTCCTTATGCTCATGATCAGATGGCACAGATTGGCATCCTCAACCCAGCGACATGGGGTAGAACGTCTTTGTCAACATCTGTGAGTGTGGACGACACCTCGCTACGAACAAGAGGCAGGCCCTCGGATGTGGAATCCCGAAGTCGCGGCCAGTCcatcaatggtgatggagcaCCCACGCTGCCTACTCCAGACTTTGGCGGGCGACGTAGTGGCTCATTCACAATGTCACCAAGCCATAGCACTCCTGGTTTTGCGAATGGCAATGTGCCCAGCCCTCATCAGTATTATTATCGTGATTACTACGCCGGTATTCACCACATGGCTTCGCCCAAGTCGCCAGACGCTGCCAGTTCGTCTCGATcaggtgctggtgctggcgcTGGTGCTGGCATGGTATCGACAAGACCTAGCACCGGGCGCAGTTATGAGTCCGGCGTGCCTCGACAAAGCTTAGATTCAGCGGCCATGCAGCAAAATCGTGACTCCACCGCAACATTTAACTCGAGCACTATGCCTCAGGAAACGCAGCGAGAGCCGCAGCGGTTCTCCAATATATTTCACTCGGCCCTGCCAATGTCAGATGGGCCGGATGAGTGCAGCAGCAGTCAACGAGCATCGAGAGCGTCATCTCGTGAACGCAGCCAGACATCGGACGGCTATAATGTGTTGTGGCTTGCCGCATCACTCTTTGAATTCAATATCTCTACAACCAAGCACGAGGCTGGGTATCCCTACCTGACATATCAAGCCGGAGAG ATATTTGATGTCATAGCCGAAAAGGGTGAACTGTGGCTTGCCAAGAACCAGGACGACCCGACAGATCAAGTCGGCTGGATCTGGTCCAAACACTTTGCCAAACTGGCCGATTCATAG
- a CDS encoding sucrose transport protein (similar to Neosartorya fischeri NRRL 181 XP_001263591.1), producing MASLVGQPSIKGSSEVMRMVLLNFCTIGITFTWGIEMTYCTPYLLNLGLTKSNTSLIWIAGPLSGLVVQPIIGVIADENTSKWGRRRPFMVIGALIVAACLLVLGFTKEIVGFVLQDEKAAKGPTIALAVLSIYALDFAINAVMSCSRSLIVDVLELEQQQAGAAWASRMNAVGHIIGYGAGAIDLVQILGTSLGQTQFQQLTVIAAAAILASTAVTCWAVNESVLVSGKNTKRQSSFGVLRQIYSTVRHLPPRIEAICWAQFWSWIGWFPFLFYSTTWIGETYFRYDVPPDAKQSKDVLGEMGRIGSTSLVLYSFITCSGAFILPLFVRSPDEEAYTARPPPAVAGFLKRFKELKPDLLSTWIFGHLMFAASMSLAPFAMSFRFATALVCLCGIPWTIAMWAPTALLGIEVNKLSGRPSYRRLSDEPEMELPRLNGSDGPSLLGDGPETSASVPSSSGELSGIYFGILNIYTTIPQFLGTLIATVVFAILEPGKSREVGDGEQIPKQSGPNAIAVCLFIGAMCSIVASFATRRLKNM from the exons ATGGCTAGCTTGGTAGGACAGCCGTCCATCAAGGGCAGCTCCGAGGTGATGCGCATGGTGTTGCTGAACTTCTGCACTATTGGAATTAC CTTCACATGGGGCATCGAAATGACTT ATTGCACGCCGTACCTCCTCAATCTGGGCTTGACCAAATCCAATACATCTCTGATATGGATCGCTGGCCCCCTCTCCGGCCTCGTCGTTCAGCCCATCATCGGTGTCATAGCCGACGAGAATACATCGAAATGGGGACGTAGGCGGCCATTCATGGTCATAGGCGCCTTGATTGTAGCGGCTTGTCTGCTTGTGCTGGGGTTCACAAAGGAGATTGTGGGGTTTGTGCTGCAGGATGAGAAGGCGGCCAAGGGGCCGACGATTGCGCTGGCAGTTTTGTCCATCTATGCGCTGGACTTTGCCATTAATGCTG TAATGAGCTGCTCGAGGAGTCTGATCGTGGACgtgctggagctggagcagcagcaagccgGAGCAGCATGGG CAAGTAGAATGAATGCGGTAGGCCACATTATCGGATACGGCGCCGGCGCCATCGACCTCGTCCAAATCCTAGGCACAAGCCTTGGACAAACTCAATTCCAACAGCTCACCGTCATTGCCGCCGCTGCAATCTTAGCCTCAACAGCTGTAACATGCTGGGCCGTCAACGAAAGTGTACTCGTGTCCGGTAAAAACACCAAACGGCAAAGCAGCTTCGGTGTCCTCCGTCAGATATACTCGACGGTGCGCCACCTCCCGCCTCGCATTGAAGCCATCTGCTGGGCGCAATTCTGGTCCTGGATCGGCTGGTTCCCCTTCTTATTCTACAGCACTACCTGGATAGGTGAGACCTACTTTCGGTACGACGTTCCCCCCGATGCGAAGCAGTCAAAGGATGTTCTTGGTGAGATGGGCCGCATTGGAAGCACTTCTCTCGTCTTGTACTCCTTCATAACTTGCTCCGGGGCATTTATCCTCCCGCTGTTTGTCAGGTCCCCCGACGAGGAGGCGTACACAGCtcgaccaccaccagctgTGGCTGGGTTCCTGAAGCGGTTTAAGGAGCTGAAACCCGACTTGTTATCTACCTGGATCTTTGGGCATCTCATGTTTGCggcgtccatgtctctgGCACCGTTTGCCATGAGTTTCCGCTTCGCAACTGCGCTGGTCTGTCTTTGTGGAAT ACCCTGGACAATCGCCATGTGGGCACCCACTGCGCTCCTCGGCATCGAAGTCAATAAATTGAGCGGCCGGCCTAGTTACAGACGCCTTTCGGACGAACCGGAAATGGAACTACCGAGACTAAATGGTAGTGATGGCCCATCGCTGTTGGGTGATGGCCCTGAGACCTCTGCCTCGGTGCCGTCATCGTCTGGCGAGTTGTCAGGGATATATTTTGGCATTCTCAACATTTACACCACTATTCCTCAATTTTTGGGTACATTGATAGCAACGGTTGTGTTTGCAATCTTGGAGCCAGGCAAGAGCAGGGAGGTAGGTGACGGGGAGCAAATACCGAAGCAGAGTGGTCCGAATGCCATTGCCGTGTGTTTATTCATAGGGGCTATGTGTTCTATTGTGGCGAGCTTTGCGACAAGACGGCTCAAGAACATGTAG